A single genomic interval of Hydractinia symbiolongicarpus strain clone_291-10 chromosome 8, HSymV2.1, whole genome shotgun sequence harbors:
- the LOC130654496 gene encoding ubinuclein-2-like: protein MFTVKTDGLMLVTKKIQDLSSSPLNHPRVNGLLGVASEKTIDDCRIHRFNIDLFRSDDQKCPEYNYQTLLKQVNKQHSSETSIGLDNDETDELKALAKKFEDKYGGPSKKSNKKKKVDDFIDIGYGYDEDDTFIDNSEAYDEVVPSDWTTEYGGFYVNQGNLDYRPLSIEKDANKSIQLSAKKKKKKKIVDEKKLSKTPKELSTHKKKKQFLNKEKQRKRQESLLKAQKILSKKNKKKNSIIIDDSSQDGLPLAQLNKSYEDDVPLSKIRKSSNDETIKTEKYSPVDDNVPLAKIITTFAPSNTNAILAGKPPISSTATGSVTPVLTPSTVGSTGTISTPVESTKTTPVKVESPLPEGLSDDLLTDINQLKQFSEVSVKGKFFNTEVNKVLLSFARKCRKQSPKLRNAVYDHILFYLPCAKDTLVKRCRTLVVQHQRDLEDEPMRLLKQEIDASMPDQKKAYDDEVAKALQEQAREQIKQTGVDPTKSGDETAVNSEDKNKKNFPKRKYAWSDEVRKLLCDVISVRVGLFKMSKSKSMTAEEYIKDFLESEIRKMWPKGWMTSRILYRESRAAHQEITLPLIKGKKAGKKTSDDISDSNKTVPLVTQVFTSTKESATSQTLVNTPSVFTNIKYSTPTSIPLIATGSAKVTQTGVKKELAATRFVNTSVYAMINKSSLPSVSKANSQAFATPGTDIVTCLPQNLKIVSRSSPLNSANTKFITTMDAFLSAHSKQKVKPTLVKVHTPNNLTKPTSSANVAIDTSTTQKTPLNTPTSLLQPSPKVSPFLNTPTFLDKQKVDHFIKNVKIQSSKAVKRKTPNNAELSTASKRPVASVLDYALSPPKSVEERSWSEMENDLVRISHQASINRFSKENITELITAQPSSTGKLQCAQQKKWQPSNQYISTPVMHQSSSNKNTARITHSPNPIVNKTPSSSSMNSTNGNPSLFVPRTSPVHQHIHQVQRNSPPRPSLHHVPRVALSHHTVSHEPSPKYTTMQQPLMHPSPNKSPNQQARAVSTTPMQSYLRNPQSSAHTEKKTLDFYVPQHPAARLHQANESDARQFSARFIQGNQIEQQPGLHTSSHSTSNLHSIHPSIKLMEGLSRSSLVSASGNNTVLDHHALHPAHALHGNQNRVGGFSTGMTGLVEQHQQRLTVEQQIDLLQQEALKRSEVTEQKRYNFGQHFS, encoded by the exons atgtttacggTAAAAACT GATGGTCTCATGctagtaacaaaaaaaattcaagactTGTCGTCAAGTCCTCTCAATCATCCAAGAGTAAATGGCCTACTTGGTGTTGCAAGTGAAAAGACAATCGATGACTGCAGGATTCATAGATTTAACATAGATTTATTCAGATCTGATGATCAAAAATGCCCAGAATATAACTATCAAACACTTTTAAAACAGGTG AATAAACAGCATAGTTCTGAAACTTCAATTGGATTGGATAATGACGAGACTGATGAACTAAAAGCATTAGCTAAGAAATTTGAAGATAAATAT ggTGGTCCTTCTAAAAAGAGtaacaaaaagaagaaagttGAT gatTTCATTGATATTGGTTATGGATACGATGAAGATGATACATTTATTGATAATTCAGAAGCT taTGACGAAGTGGTACCATCTGATTGGACAACTGAGTATGGTGGATTTTATGTGAACCAAGGAAATCTTGATTATCGACCACTATCCATAGAAAA GGATGCCAATAAAAGTATCCAGCTGTCTGCAAAAAAGAAGAAG aaaaagaaaatagtggatgaaaaaaaattatcaaaaacgcCCAAGGAATTGAGCAcccataaaaagaaaaaacaatttctcaACAAAGAAAAGCAGAGGAAACGGCAAGAGTCCTTGTTAAAGGCACAAaa AATCCTCAGTAAAAAGAATAAGAAGAAGAACAGCATTATTATTGACGATTCTTCTCAAGATGGTCTTCCCTTAGCCCAATTAAACAAATCATATGAGGACGATGTGCCACTATCTAAAATACGGAAATCATCGAACGATGAAACcataaaaactgaaaaatattCTCCAGTGGATGATAATGTACCTTTGGCAAAGATTATTACTACTTTTGCTCCAAGTAATACCAATGCTATTTTAGCTGGTAAACCACCGATCAGCAGCACAGCAACAGGAAGTGTCACTCCTGTTTTGACACCTTCCACCGTTGGTTCCACTGGAACAATAAGTACACCTGTCGAAAGCACGAAAACAACACCAGTGAAAGTTGAGTCACCATTACCAGAGGGATTGTCAGATGACCTTCTAACTGATATTAACCAGCTTAAACAGTTCTCAGAAGTTTCAGTGAAAGGGAAATTCTTTAACACAGAGGTTAATAAAGTATTACTAAG CTTTGCAAGGAAGTGCAGGAAACAGTCACCAAAACTTAGAAAT GCAGTGTATGATCACATCCTCTTTTATCTTCCCTGCGCTAAAGACACGTTAGTTAAACGTTGTCGGACGTTGGTTGTTCAGCATCAAAGAGACCTTGAAGATGAGCCAATGAGGTTGCTGAAACAAG AAATTGATGCTTCGATGCCTGATCAAAAGAAAGCATACGATGATGAAGTAGCAAAAGCTTTGCAAGAACAAGCGCGGGAACA AATCAAGCAAACAGGAGTTGACCCAACGAAGTCTGGTGACGAG ACTGCTGTCAACAGTGAagacaaaaacaagaaaaattttccaaaaagaaaatatgctTGGTCTGATGAAGTGCG aaaacttcTTTGTGACGTCATATCAGTGCGAGTGGGTCtgtttaaaatgtcaaaatcgAAAAGTATGACGGCAGAAGAATATATTAAG gaCTTCCTGGAGTCGGAAATTCGAAAAATGTGGCCAAAGGGTTGGATGACGAGCAG AATTTTGTATCGTGAAAGTCGAGCTGCTCATCAAGAAATTACCCTGCCATT AATAAAAGGCAAAAAAGCTGGGAAGAAAACAAGTGACGACATTAGCGACTCAAACAAAACCGTCCCACTGGTTACGCAAGTTTTCACGTCGACAAAAGAGTCAGCCACGTCACAAACACTTGTTAACACCCCGTCTGTATTTACCAACATAAAATATAGTACACCAACATCGATTCCTCTGATAGCGACTGGCTCTGCTAAAGTTACACAAACGGGTGTCAAGAAAGAACTGGCTGCGACTCGTTTCGTAAATACATCTGTGTACGCAATGATCAACAAAAGTTCGCTACCCTCGGTAAGCAAAGCGAACAGTCAAGCTTTTGCGACACCTGGTACAGACATCGTTACTTGTCTTCCACAAAATTTAAAGATCGTATCACGTTCATCGCCACTTAACAGCGCCAACACTAAGTTTATCACAACGATGGATGCTTTTTTAAGCGCACATTCAAAACAGAAGGTAAAACCAACACTAGTTAAAGTGCATACTCCGAACAATCTAACAAAACCCACCAGCTCTGCTAATGTTGCTATAGATACATCTACGACCCAGAAAACGCCACTTAATACGCCAACTTCATTACTGCAACCTTCGCCGAAAGTTTCTCCCTTTCTAAACACGCCTACGTTTCTTGATAAGCAGAAGGTTgatcattttattaaaaatgtcaaaatacaGAGCTCAAAAGCTGTCAAACGTAAAACGCCAAATAATGCTGAGCTTTCTACTGCATCAAAAAGACCTGTAGCTAGTGTGTTGGATTATGCTTTGTCGCCACCGAAATCAGTTGAAGAAAGATCGTGGTCTGAGATGGAAAATGATTTGGTAAGAATATCTCATCAAGCCTCTATAAACAGATTCTCTAAAGAAAATATAACAGAGCTGATTACTGCGCAGCCTTCAAGCACCGGTAAACTCCAATGCGCCCAGCAAAAAAAATGGCAACCTTCCAACCAGTACATTAGTACACCGGTAATGCACCAGTCCTCGTCGAACAAAAATACTGCACGTATTACACATTCTCCAAACCCAATTGTAAACAAAACCCCGTCGAGTAGTTCGATGAATAGCACTAATGGAAATCCGTCATTGTTTGTACCAAGAACTTCGCCTGTTCATCAGCACATACATCAAGTGCAGCGAAACTCTCCACCGAGACCTAGTTTACATCACGTACCGCGTGTCGCTTTATCGCACCATACTGTGTCGCATGAACCATCACCTAAGTACACAACAATGCAACAGCCGCTTATGCATCCATCTCCAAACAAGTCTCCGAATCAACAGGCAAGAGCTGTGTCTACAACGCCTATGCAATCTTATTTGCGTAATCCTCAATCATCTGCTCATACTGAGAAGAAGACATTGGACTTTTATGTGCCACAACATCCAGCTGCAAG GTTACACCAAGCAAATGAAAGCGATGCTCGCCAATTTTCAGCAAGGTTTATTCAAGGCAACCAAATAGAACAACAACCAGGCCTACATACTTCTTCCCATTCCACATCAAACCTTCATAGCATACACCCAAGTATTAAACTCATGGAAGGACTTAGCAGGTCATCTTTAGTAAGTGCTAGTGGCAATAATACTGTGCTcgatcatcatgctcttcatcCAGCGCATGCACTTCATGGCAACCAGAACAGAGTAGGGGGCTTTTCAACTGGTATGACGGGACTTGTTGAGCAGCATCAGCAGAGGTTGACCGTGGAGCAGCAAATTGATCTACTGCAGCAGGAAGCTCTTAAAAGAA gTGAAGTTACCGAACAGAAAAGATATAACTTTGGACAACATTTTTCATAG